The Rissa tridactyla isolate bRisTri1 chromosome 6, bRisTri1.patW.cur.20221130, whole genome shotgun sequence genome includes a region encoding these proteins:
- the ESPNL gene encoding espin-like protein gives MCRASSRGTPHPEEACAFPPGSRPARRGMEPGRSVPAELKLRKPSQRARIPAPFFAHPAGAGLPGPDPTEVDADSLVPTHDERGRPIPEWKRQVMVRRLRARLADEEAAGGQVRGVRMLTAPTPQDAGCWRFSPSRQAVLGPFGELLTEADLQQLERAVESLRLRRRGEAYQGELRRLARELRALLPAPLLSITVRSPPPAPGQPLPLWCGRLAGAVSSLAALLAHAEGARVASPAAAAPPAATVGQPREPSGSLAQREIRQCGVCVRSLRGAFEPAWGVAEGKAAGGSGAEAASDSGISCEEAFSDGGGSPGPGPEWGSLRKERIVMLFLSHWRRSAYGPPPPPAGDPREAAGTGEGGAARLARQRAAIQRLLGGWRDAASRRPPPPPPRAAGRAPLSPEQFVASAGGGPADYDSLSLELFMLGYFRILEQDLPPEERRGRHLLCFEVFEQLGRHGWRAVRSFHRAVTDEIAAGRRGWRDGFDDIKDRYFGSPKSPARRPGEARGEGEEICRYMDRSFAFWKEKEAEIFSLEE, from the exons ATGTGCCGGGCATCCTCACGGGGTACCCCTCACCCG gAGGAGGCCTGCGCCTTTccccccggcagccgcccggcccggcgggggatGGAGCCCGGCAGGTCGGTGCCAGCCGAGCTGAAGCTCCGTAAGCCCTCGCAGCGGGCCAGGATCCCGGCGCCCTTCTTCGCCCATCCG GCTGGGGCGGGCCTCCCCGGGCCGGACCCTACGGAGGTGGACGCGGACTCCCTGGTACCCACGCACGACGAGCGGGGCCGCCCCATCCCCGAGTGGAAGCGGCAGGTGATGGTCCGCCGGCTGCGGGCCCGGCTGGCAGAcgaggaggcggcgggcggccaGGTACGGGGCGTCC GGATGCTCACGGCGCCTACTCCGCAGGACGCGGGCTGCTGGCGCTTCTCGCCCTCCCGCCAGGCCGTGCTGGGCCCGTTCGGGGAGCTGCTGACCGAAGCGgacctgcagcagctggagcgggCAGTGGAGagcctgcggctgcggcggcggggagaggcgTACCAGGGCGAGCTGCGGCGCCTGGCGCGGGAGCTGCGGGCCCTCCTGCCCGCCCCGCTGCTCAGCATCACCGTGcgcagccccccgcccgcccccgggcagcctctgcctctCTGGTGCGGCCGCCTGGCCGGCGCCGTCAGCAGCCTGGCCGCGCTGCTGGCCCACGCCGAGGGGGCACGGGtggcctcccccgccgccgccgctccccccgccgccaccgtCGGGCAGCCGCGGGAGCCGTCGGGCAGCCTGGCGCAGCGGGAGATTCGGCAGTGCGGGGTTTGCGTCCGCAGCCTCCGCGGCGCCTTCGAGCCCGCCTGGGGGGTGGCGGAGGGGAaggcggccggggggagcggTGCGGAGGCCGCCAGCGATTCGGGCATCAGCTGCGAGGAGGCGTTTTCCGACGGCGGCGgctcgccggggccggggccggagtGGGGAAGCCTGAGGAAGGAGCGGATCGTGATGCTCTTCCTGAGCCACTGGAGACGGTCCGCCTacgggccccccccgccgcccgccggggacccccgggaggcagcggggaccggggaggggggtgcggCCCGCTTGGCGAGGCAGAGAGCGGCCATCCAGCGGCTTCTGGGAGGCTGGCGGgacgccgcctcccgccgccccccgccaccgccgccccgcgccgccgggcgCGCCCCGCTATCTCCGGAGCAGTTCGTGGCGAGTGCCGGGGGGGGCCCGGCCGACTATGACAGCCTGTCGCTGGAGCTCTTCATGCTGGGCTATTTCCGCATCCTGGAGCAGGATCTGCCTCCCGAGGAGCGCCGCGGCCGCCACCTCCTTTGCTTCGAGGTCTTCGAGCAACTGGGCCGGCACGGCTGGCGGGCGGTGCGCTCCTTCCACCGCGCCGTCACCGACGAGATCGCCGCCGGCCGGCGAGGCTGGCGGGACGGCTTCGACGACATCAAGGACAGGTATTTCGGATCCCCCAAAAGCCCGGCCCGGCGGCCAGGGGAggccaggggagagggagaggagatcTGCCGCTACATGGACCGCAGCTTCGCCttctggaaggagaaggaagccGAGATCTTCAGCTTGGAGGAGTGA